A region of Ictidomys tridecemlineatus isolate mIctTri1 chromosome 4, mIctTri1.hap1, whole genome shotgun sequence DNA encodes the following proteins:
- the Rps25 gene encoding small ribosomal subunit protein eS25: MPPKDDKKKKDAGKSAKKDKDPVNKSGGKAKKKKWSKGKVRDKLNNLVLFDKATYDKLCKEVPNYKLITPAVVSERLKIRGSLARAALQELLSKGLIKLVSKHRAQVIYTRNTKGGDAPAAGEDA; encoded by the exons ATG CCACCCAAGGATGACAAGAAGAAGAAAGACGCCGGAAAGTCGGCTAAGAAAGACAAGGACCCAGTGAACAAATCTGGGGGCAAAGCCAAAAAGAAG AAGTGGTCCAAAGGCAAAGTTCGGGACAAGCTCAACAATTTAGTCTTGTTTGACAAAGCTACTTATGACAAACTCTGTAAGGAAGTTCCCAACTATAAGCTTATTACCCCAGCTGTGGTCTCTGAGAGACTGAAGATTCGAGGTTCCCTGGCCAGGGCAGCCCTTCAGGAGCTCCTCAGTAAAG GACTTATCAAACTGGTTTCAAAGCATAGAGCTCAAGTAATTTATACCAGAAATACCAAGGGTGGAGATGCCCCAGCTGCTGGTGAAGATGCATGA
- the Trappc4 gene encoding trafficking protein particle complex subunit 4, with product MAIFSVYVVNKAGGLIYQLDSYAPRAEAEKTFSYPLDLLLKLHDERVLVAFGQRDGIRVGHAVLAINGIDVNGKFTGDGKEVLEYLGNPANYPVSIRFGRPRLTSNEKLMLASMFHSLFAIGSQLSPEQGSSGIEMLETDTFKLHCFQTLTGIKFVVLADPRQAGIDSLLRKIYEIYSDFALKNPFYSLEMPIRCELFDQNLKLALEVAEKAGTFGPGS from the exons ATGGCGATTTTTAGCGTGTATGTGGTGAATAAAGCTGGTGGCCTCATTTACCAGTTGGATAGCTACGCGCCCCGGGCTGAGGCTGAGAAAACGTTCAGTTACCCGCTGGATCTGCTGCTCAAGCTACATGACGAGCGTGTGCTGGTTGCCTTCGGACAGCGCGATGGCATCCGGG TGGGCCACGCAGTGCTGGCCATCAATGGCATAGACGTGAACGGCAAGTTCACGGGCGACGGGAAAGAGGTGCTGGAGTATCTGGGTAACCCTGCTAATTACCCGGTGTCCATTCGGTTCGGTCGGCCCCGCCTCACCTCCAATGAGAAGCTTATGCTGGCCTCCATGTTCCACTC GCTTTTTGCCATTGGCTCCCAGCTGTCTCCGGAACAGGGAAGCTCAGGCATTGAGATGCTGGAGACAGACACTTTCAAACTGCACTGCTTCCAGACACTAACAG GGATCAAGTTTGTGGTGCTGGCAGATCCTAGGCAAGCTGGAATAGATTCTCTTCTTcgaaaaatttatgaaatttactCAGATTTTGCACTCAAGAATCCATTCTACTCCCTGGAAATGCCCATCAG GTGTGAGCTGTTTGACCAGAACCTGAAGCTAGCTTTGGAAGTGGCAGAGAAAGCTGGGACTTTTGGACCTGGGTCATAG
- the Slc37a4 gene encoding glucose-6-phosphate exchanger SLC37A4 isoform X3, producing the protein MIWVSCSLLPSAAGLITSSQSAAYAISKFVSGVLSDQMSARWLFSSGLLLVGLVNVVFSWSSTVPVFAALWFLNGLAQGLGWPPCGKILRKWFEPSQFGTWWAILSTSMNLAGGLGPILATILAQSYSWRSTLALSGVLCVVVSFLCLLLIHNEPADVGLRNLDPTPSKGKKGSSKEESTLQELLLSPYLWVLSTGYLVVFGVKTCCTDWGQFFLIQEKGQSALVGSSYVSALEVGGLVGSIAAGYLSDRAMAKAGLSVYGNPRHSLLLFMMAGMTVSMYLFRVTVTSDSPKDVAFWTPALHPLAELTGFTEHEIWILVLGAVFGFSSYGPIALFGVIANESAPPNLCGTSHAIVGLMANVGGFLAGLPFSTIAKHYSWSTAFWVAEMICTASTAVFFLLRNIRTKMGRVPKKAE; encoded by the exons ATGATTTGG GTgtcctgctccctgctcccctccGCTGCAGGGCTCATCACCAGCAGCCAGTCAGCAGCCTATGCCATCAGCAAGTTTGTGAGTGGGGTGCTGTCCGACCAGATGAGTGCTCGCTGGCTTTTCTCCTCTGGGCTGCTCCTGGTTGGCCTGGTCAACGTAGTCTTTTCCTGGAGCTCCACAGTACCTGTCTTTGCTGCACTCTGGTTCCTTAATGGCCTGGCACAGGGGCTGGGTTGGCCCCCTTGTGGGAAGATCCTACGGAAG TGGTTTGAGCCATCTCAGTTTGGCACTTGGTGGGCCATCCTGTCAACCAGCATGAACCTGGCTGGAGGGCTGGGCCCTATCCTGGCAACCATCCTCGCCCAGAGCTACAGCTGGCGCAGCACACTGGCCCTGTCTGGGGTACTGTGTGTGGTTgtctccttcctctgtctcctgcTCATCCACAATGAACCTGCTGATGTTGGCCTCCGTAACCTGGACCCTACCCCCTCCAAGGGCAAGAAGG GCTCCTCGAAGGAGGAGAGTACCCTACAGGAGCTGCTGCTATCCCCCTATCTGTGGGTGCTCTCCACAGGCTACCTTGTGGTATTTGGAGTAAAGACCTGCTGTACAGACTGGGGCCAGTTCTTCCTTATTCAGGAGAAAGGACAGTCCGCCCTTGTGG GTAGCTCCTATGTGAGTGCCCTGGAGGTTGGGGGCCTTGTAGGCAGCATTGCAGCTGGCTACCTGTCAGACAGGGCAATGGCGAAG GCGGGGCTATCTGTCTACGGGAACCCTCGCCACAGCCTGTTGCTGTTCATGATGGCTGGCATGACAGTGTCAATGTACCTCTTCCGGGTTACAGTGACCAGTGACTCCCCCAAG GATGTTGCTTTCTGGACTCCGGCTCTCCACCCTCTTGCTGAGCTCACAGGCTTTACAGAGCATGAG ATCTGGATCCTGGTATTGGGAGCTGTTTTTGGTTTCTCCTCTTATGGTCCTATTGCTTTGTTTGGAGTCATAGCCAATGAGAGTGCCCCTCCCAATTTGTGTGGCACCTCTCATGCTATTGTGGGACTCATGGCCAATG TGGGCGGCTTTCTGGCTGGGCTACCATTCAGCACCATTGCCAAGCACTACAGTTGGAGCACAGCCTTCTGGGTAGCTGAAATGATTTGTACAGCCAGCACAGCTGTGTTCTTCCTGCTCCGAAACATCCGCACCAAGATGGGCCGAGTGCCCAAGAAGGCTGAGTGA
- the Slc37a4 gene encoding glucose-6-phosphate exchanger SLC37A4 isoform X1, which produces MAPQSYGYYRTVIFSAMFGGYSLYYFNRKTFSFVMPSLVEEIPLDKDDLGLITSSQSAAYAISKFVSGVLSDQMSARWLFSSGLLLVGLVNVVFSWSSTVPVFAALWFLNGLAQGLGWPPCGKILRKWFEPSQFGTWWAILSTSMNLAGGLGPILATILAQSYSWRSTLALSGVLCVVVSFLCLLLIHNEPADVGLRNLDPTPSKGKKGSSKEESTLQELLLSPYLWVLSTGYLVVFGVKTCCTDWGQFFLIQEKGQSALVGSSYVSALEVGGLVGSIAAGYLSDRAMAKAGLSVYGNPRHSLLLFMMAGMTVSMYLFRVTVTSDSPKDVAFWTPALHPLAELTGFTEHEIWILVLGAVFGFSSYGPIALFGVIANESAPPNLCGTSHAIVGLMANVGGFLAGLPFSTIAKHYSWSTAFWVAEMICTASTAVFFLLRNIRTKMGRVPKKAE; this is translated from the exons ATGGCACCCCAAAGCTATGGCTATTACCGCACTGTGATCTTCTCAGCCATGTTTGGGGGCTACAGCCTATACTACTTCAACCGCAAGACCTTCTCCTTTGTCATGCCATCATTGGTGGAAGAGATCCCTCTGGACAAGGATGATTTGG GGCTCATCACCAGCAGCCAGTCAGCAGCCTATGCCATCAGCAAGTTTGTGAGTGGGGTGCTGTCCGACCAGATGAGTGCTCGCTGGCTTTTCTCCTCTGGGCTGCTCCTGGTTGGCCTGGTCAACGTAGTCTTTTCCTGGAGCTCCACAGTACCTGTCTTTGCTGCACTCTGGTTCCTTAATGGCCTGGCACAGGGGCTGGGTTGGCCCCCTTGTGGGAAGATCCTACGGAAG TGGTTTGAGCCATCTCAGTTTGGCACTTGGTGGGCCATCCTGTCAACCAGCATGAACCTGGCTGGAGGGCTGGGCCCTATCCTGGCAACCATCCTCGCCCAGAGCTACAGCTGGCGCAGCACACTGGCCCTGTCTGGGGTACTGTGTGTGGTTgtctccttcctctgtctcctgcTCATCCACAATGAACCTGCTGATGTTGGCCTCCGTAACCTGGACCCTACCCCCTCCAAGGGCAAGAAGG GCTCCTCGAAGGAGGAGAGTACCCTACAGGAGCTGCTGCTATCCCCCTATCTGTGGGTGCTCTCCACAGGCTACCTTGTGGTATTTGGAGTAAAGACCTGCTGTACAGACTGGGGCCAGTTCTTCCTTATTCAGGAGAAAGGACAGTCCGCCCTTGTGG GTAGCTCCTATGTGAGTGCCCTGGAGGTTGGGGGCCTTGTAGGCAGCATTGCAGCTGGCTACCTGTCAGACAGGGCAATGGCGAAG GCGGGGCTATCTGTCTACGGGAACCCTCGCCACAGCCTGTTGCTGTTCATGATGGCTGGCATGACAGTGTCAATGTACCTCTTCCGGGTTACAGTGACCAGTGACTCCCCCAAG GATGTTGCTTTCTGGACTCCGGCTCTCCACCCTCTTGCTGAGCTCACAGGCTTTACAGAGCATGAG ATCTGGATCCTGGTATTGGGAGCTGTTTTTGGTTTCTCCTCTTATGGTCCTATTGCTTTGTTTGGAGTCATAGCCAATGAGAGTGCCCCTCCCAATTTGTGTGGCACCTCTCATGCTATTGTGGGACTCATGGCCAATG TGGGCGGCTTTCTGGCTGGGCTACCATTCAGCACCATTGCCAAGCACTACAGTTGGAGCACAGCCTTCTGGGTAGCTGAAATGATTTGTACAGCCAGCACAGCTGTGTTCTTCCTGCTCCGAAACATCCGCACCAAGATGGGCCGAGTGCCCAAGAAGGCTGAGTGA
- the Slc37a4 gene encoding glucose-6-phosphate exchanger SLC37A4 isoform X2, producing the protein MAPQSYGYYRTVIFSAMFGGYSLYYFNRKTFSFVMPSLVEEIPLDKDDLGLITSSQSAAYAISKFVSGVLSDQMSARWLFSSGLLLVGLVNVVFSWSSTVPVFAALWFLNGLAQGLGWPPCGKILRKWFEPSQFGTWWAILSTSMNLAGGLGPILATILAQSYSWRSTLALSGVLCVVVSFLCLLLIHNEPADVGLRNLDPTPSKGKKGSSKEESTLQELLLSPYLWVLSTGYLVVFGVKTCCTDWGQFFLIQEKGQSALVGSSYVSALEVGGLVGSIAAGYLSDRAMAKAGLSVYGNPRHSLLLFMMAGMTVSMYLFRVTVTSDSPKIWILVLGAVFGFSSYGPIALFGVIANESAPPNLCGTSHAIVGLMANVGGFLAGLPFSTIAKHYSWSTAFWVAEMICTASTAVFFLLRNIRTKMGRVPKKAE; encoded by the exons ATGGCACCCCAAAGCTATGGCTATTACCGCACTGTGATCTTCTCAGCCATGTTTGGGGGCTACAGCCTATACTACTTCAACCGCAAGACCTTCTCCTTTGTCATGCCATCATTGGTGGAAGAGATCCCTCTGGACAAGGATGATTTGG GGCTCATCACCAGCAGCCAGTCAGCAGCCTATGCCATCAGCAAGTTTGTGAGTGGGGTGCTGTCCGACCAGATGAGTGCTCGCTGGCTTTTCTCCTCTGGGCTGCTCCTGGTTGGCCTGGTCAACGTAGTCTTTTCCTGGAGCTCCACAGTACCTGTCTTTGCTGCACTCTGGTTCCTTAATGGCCTGGCACAGGGGCTGGGTTGGCCCCCTTGTGGGAAGATCCTACGGAAG TGGTTTGAGCCATCTCAGTTTGGCACTTGGTGGGCCATCCTGTCAACCAGCATGAACCTGGCTGGAGGGCTGGGCCCTATCCTGGCAACCATCCTCGCCCAGAGCTACAGCTGGCGCAGCACACTGGCCCTGTCTGGGGTACTGTGTGTGGTTgtctccttcctctgtctcctgcTCATCCACAATGAACCTGCTGATGTTGGCCTCCGTAACCTGGACCCTACCCCCTCCAAGGGCAAGAAGG GCTCCTCGAAGGAGGAGAGTACCCTACAGGAGCTGCTGCTATCCCCCTATCTGTGGGTGCTCTCCACAGGCTACCTTGTGGTATTTGGAGTAAAGACCTGCTGTACAGACTGGGGCCAGTTCTTCCTTATTCAGGAGAAAGGACAGTCCGCCCTTGTGG GTAGCTCCTATGTGAGTGCCCTGGAGGTTGGGGGCCTTGTAGGCAGCATTGCAGCTGGCTACCTGTCAGACAGGGCAATGGCGAAG GCGGGGCTATCTGTCTACGGGAACCCTCGCCACAGCCTGTTGCTGTTCATGATGGCTGGCATGACAGTGTCAATGTACCTCTTCCGGGTTACAGTGACCAGTGACTCCCCCAAG ATCTGGATCCTGGTATTGGGAGCTGTTTTTGGTTTCTCCTCTTATGGTCCTATTGCTTTGTTTGGAGTCATAGCCAATGAGAGTGCCCCTCCCAATTTGTGTGGCACCTCTCATGCTATTGTGGGACTCATGGCCAATG TGGGCGGCTTTCTGGCTGGGCTACCATTCAGCACCATTGCCAAGCACTACAGTTGGAGCACAGCCTTCTGGGTAGCTGAAATGATTTGTACAGCCAGCACAGCTGTGTTCTTCCTGCTCCGAAACATCCGCACCAAGATGGGCCGAGTGCCCAAGAAGGCTGAGTGA
- the Slc37a4 gene encoding glucose-6-phosphate exchanger SLC37A4 isoform X4: MSARWLFSSGLLLVGLVNVVFSWSSTVPVFAALWFLNGLAQGLGWPPCGKILRKWFEPSQFGTWWAILSTSMNLAGGLGPILATILAQSYSWRSTLALSGVLCVVVSFLCLLLIHNEPADVGLRNLDPTPSKGKKGSSKEESTLQELLLSPYLWVLSTGYLVVFGVKTCCTDWGQFFLIQEKGQSALVGSSYVSALEVGGLVGSIAAGYLSDRAMAKAGLSVYGNPRHSLLLFMMAGMTVSMYLFRVTVTSDSPKIWILVLGAVFGFSSYGPIALFGVIANESAPPNLCGTSHAIVGLMANVGGFLAGLPFSTIAKHYSWSTAFWVAEMICTASTAVFFLLRNIRTKMGRVPKKAE; this comes from the exons ATGAGTGCTCGCTGGCTTTTCTCCTCTGGGCTGCTCCTGGTTGGCCTGGTCAACGTAGTCTTTTCCTGGAGCTCCACAGTACCTGTCTTTGCTGCACTCTGGTTCCTTAATGGCCTGGCACAGGGGCTGGGTTGGCCCCCTTGTGGGAAGATCCTACGGAAG TGGTTTGAGCCATCTCAGTTTGGCACTTGGTGGGCCATCCTGTCAACCAGCATGAACCTGGCTGGAGGGCTGGGCCCTATCCTGGCAACCATCCTCGCCCAGAGCTACAGCTGGCGCAGCACACTGGCCCTGTCTGGGGTACTGTGTGTGGTTgtctccttcctctgtctcctgcTCATCCACAATGAACCTGCTGATGTTGGCCTCCGTAACCTGGACCCTACCCCCTCCAAGGGCAAGAAGG GCTCCTCGAAGGAGGAGAGTACCCTACAGGAGCTGCTGCTATCCCCCTATCTGTGGGTGCTCTCCACAGGCTACCTTGTGGTATTTGGAGTAAAGACCTGCTGTACAGACTGGGGCCAGTTCTTCCTTATTCAGGAGAAAGGACAGTCCGCCCTTGTGG GTAGCTCCTATGTGAGTGCCCTGGAGGTTGGGGGCCTTGTAGGCAGCATTGCAGCTGGCTACCTGTCAGACAGGGCAATGGCGAAG GCGGGGCTATCTGTCTACGGGAACCCTCGCCACAGCCTGTTGCTGTTCATGATGGCTGGCATGACAGTGTCAATGTACCTCTTCCGGGTTACAGTGACCAGTGACTCCCCCAAG ATCTGGATCCTGGTATTGGGAGCTGTTTTTGGTTTCTCCTCTTATGGTCCTATTGCTTTGTTTGGAGTCATAGCCAATGAGAGTGCCCCTCCCAATTTGTGTGGCACCTCTCATGCTATTGTGGGACTCATGGCCAATG TGGGCGGCTTTCTGGCTGGGCTACCATTCAGCACCATTGCCAAGCACTACAGTTGGAGCACAGCCTTCTGGGTAGCTGAAATGATTTGTACAGCCAGCACAGCTGTGTTCTTCCTGCTCCGAAACATCCGCACCAAGATGGGCCGAGTGCCCAAGAAGGCTGAGTGA